One Malania oleifera isolate guangnan ecotype guangnan chromosome 10, ASM2987363v1, whole genome shotgun sequence genomic region harbors:
- the LOC131165268 gene encoding cyclin-dependent kinase A-1-like, with the protein MEKYHKIETIGQGGCGWVYKGHDSLTKETVALKEVFLLEGDEGVASSVIREISLLKEMEHDNYLKTRKTIGRGCEACGLLSL; encoded by the exons ATGGAGAAG TACCACAAAATTGAGACGATTGGACAAGGAGGCTGTGGCTGGGTTTACAAGGGTCATGACTCTCTGACAAAGGAGACTGTTGCCTTGAAGGAGGTTTTCCTTCTTGAGGGAGATGAAGGTGTTGCAAGCTCTGTAATTAGGGAAATATCCCTTCTGAAAGAGATGGAGCATGACAACT atttgaagacgaggaagacaattggcagaGGGTGTGAAGCTTGTGGACTCTTATCACTTTGA